In one Haloplanus salinus genomic region, the following are encoded:
- a CDS encoding DUF5789 family protein, translating into MTERVKLSRAESLFEDLDYPVTRDDAAAEYADVAVIFADGEANLGELVSEVGSDAFHGPDELFAELQNVLPIEAVGEPGQSEGDA; encoded by the coding sequence ATGACTGAACGCGTGAAGCTAAGCCGGGCCGAGTCGCTGTTCGAAGACCTCGACTACCCGGTCACCCGGGACGACGCGGCGGCCGAGTACGCCGACGTGGCCGTCATCTTCGCCGACGGGGAAGCGAACCTCGGCGAACTCGTCTCGGAAGTCGGGAGCGACGCCTTCCACGGGCCGGACGAACTGTTCGCCGAACTCCAGAACGTCCTCCCGATCGAGGCGGTGGGCGAGCCCGGACAGTCCGAGGGCGACGCGTAG
- a CDS encoding transcription factor S, whose translation MKFCDECGSMMQTEGDKWVCTQCGHETLRDEAAEAEMVTTQAQEESEIIESGGGSSGLPTTSADCPNCDNDEAYWYMQQIRAADESETRFFVCTECEHKWREDDH comes from the coding sequence ATGAAGTTCTGCGACGAATGCGGGTCGATGATGCAGACGGAGGGAGACAAGTGGGTCTGCACCCAGTGTGGACACGAGACGTTGCGCGACGAGGCCGCGGAGGCCGAGATGGTCACCACGCAGGCCCAAGAGGAGTCGGAGATCATCGAGTCCGGCGGCGGTTCGAGCGGCCTGCCGACGACGAGCGCCGACTGCCCCAACTGTGACAACGACGAAGCCTACTGGTACATGCAACAGATCCGCGCGGCCGACGAGTCCGAGACGCGCTTTTTCGTCTGTACCGAGTGCGAGCACAAGTGGCGCGAGGACGACCACTGA
- a CDS encoding peptide ABC transporter ATP-binding protein: MTDFDRPLDVDADLTLTVDGAAVSIRGYGDLVVVSAPSLAALRTLARTGASHLGTERLDRLRDADVTLDVRVRGRSVARLGAGVDPGPLSRALGVDPARVSLGGLLLTALGEWRR; this comes from the coding sequence GTGACCGACTTCGATCGACCGCTCGACGTCGACGCCGATCTGACCCTCACCGTCGACGGTGCGGCGGTGTCGATCCGGGGCTACGGCGACCTCGTCGTCGTGTCCGCACCCTCGCTTGCCGCCCTCAGAACGCTCGCCCGGACGGGGGCGTCACACCTCGGCACGGAGCGCCTCGATCGTCTGCGAGACGCCGACGTGACCCTCGACGTGCGGGTCCGCGGCCGGAGCGTCGCTCGGCTGGGAGCGGGCGTCGACCCCGGTCCCCTCTCCCGTGCGCTCGGCGTCGATCCGGCCCGCGTCAGCCTCGGTGGCCTCCTCCTCACCGCGCTGGGCGAGTGGCGGCGGTGA
- a CDS encoding methyltransferase domain-containing protein: MTFLLVHGDREYLRAPGEELQTDLGVLTVPDDAEPGDRLETHLGDEFVVREPRGPDLFDHFERTGAPMMPRDVGLVVGFTGAAAGDRVLDAGTGTGVLAAYLGRIGADVVTYERDAEFAAVARENMRLAGVETTVDVRTGDVTDDLDTLAGFDLLTLDTEDAPTVVRRAPDVLVSGGFVVVYSPFVEGSRAAVEAAAAADLTDVTTHETIQRSMQFDDRGSRPDTRGVGHTGYLTVARWE, encoded by the coding sequence GTGACGTTCTTACTGGTCCACGGCGACCGAGAGTACCTCCGCGCACCGGGCGAGGAACTCCAGACCGACCTCGGCGTGTTGACGGTTCCCGACGACGCCGAGCCGGGCGACCGGCTGGAGACGCATCTCGGCGACGAGTTCGTCGTCCGCGAGCCGCGCGGCCCGGACCTGTTCGATCACTTCGAACGGACGGGCGCGCCGATGATGCCCCGCGACGTTGGGTTGGTCGTCGGCTTCACCGGCGCCGCGGCGGGGGACCGCGTCCTCGACGCCGGCACCGGGACGGGCGTCCTCGCGGCCTACCTCGGTCGGATCGGCGCCGACGTAGTGACCTACGAGCGCGACGCCGAGTTCGCCGCGGTGGCCCGCGAGAACATGCGCCTCGCGGGCGTCGAGACGACCGTGGACGTGCGGACCGGCGACGTGACCGACGACCTCGACACGCTCGCCGGGTTCGACCTCCTCACCCTCGACACCGAGGACGCGCCGACGGTCGTTCGCCGGGCGCCCGACGTCCTCGTGAGCGGGGGGTTCGTCGTCGTCTACTCGCCGTTCGTCGAAGGGTCGCGAGCGGCCGTCGAGGCCGCGGCGGCGGCCGACCTGACCGACGTGACGACCCACGAGACGATCCAGCGGTCGATGCAGTTCGACGACCGTGGGTCGCGACCCGACACCCGCGGCGTCGGCCACACGGGGTATCTCACCGTCGCGCGGTGGGAGTAA
- a CDS encoding nascent polypeptide-associated complex protein — MFGGGGMNPRKMKQMMKQMGIDVTELDAEEVVIRTADEELVFSDVQVTRMDAQGQETYQVVGEPEVHEAGEAAGAVEAGDEATADADADAGGDATIPEDDVELVATRAGVNTADAREALEAEDGDLAAAIARLE, encoded by the coding sequence ATGTTTGGTGGCGGCGGCATGAACCCGCGAAAGATGAAACAGATGATGAAACAGATGGGGATCGACGTGACCGAACTCGATGCCGAGGAGGTCGTCATCCGGACGGCCGACGAGGAACTCGTCTTCTCCGACGTCCAGGTGACGCGCATGGACGCCCAAGGCCAGGAAACCTACCAAGTCGTCGGCGAGCCCGAGGTGCACGAGGCCGGCGAGGCGGCCGGTGCCGTCGAGGCCGGTGACGAAGCGACGGCCGACGCCGACGCCGACGCCGGTGGCGACGCGACCATCCCCGAAGACGACGTGGAACTCGTCGCGACCCGCGCCGGCGTGAACACGGCCGACGCGCGCGAAGCGCTCGAAGCCGAGGACGGCGACCTGGCGGCGGCCATCGCCCGACTGGAGTGA
- a CDS encoding TspO/MBR family protein has translation MSLRQRTHRLPHERPRLSLVLTILAVELVGAAGAVFTAQGLASWYGTLQRPALAPPNWVFGPVWTTLFALMGVAVWLVWRRLDSPRTARSARVALAVFAVHFLANLGWSAAFFGLQSVILGLAVILVLLALIALTMRTFDRVDRRAAILLVPYLLWTAFAAYLNYRFWVLN, from the coding sequence ATGTCCCTCCGCCAGCGAACCCACCGTCTGCCCCACGAGCGCCCCCGCCTCTCGCTCGTTCTCACCATCCTCGCCGTCGAACTCGTCGGTGCCGCGGGCGCCGTCTTCACCGCACAGGGCCTCGCGTCGTGGTACGGCACCCTCCAGCGTCCGGCTCTCGCGCCGCCGAACTGGGTGTTCGGTCCGGTGTGGACGACGCTGTTTGCCCTCATGGGCGTCGCCGTCTGGCTGGTGTGGCGGCGACTCGATTCGCCGCGAACAGCGCGCAGTGCCCGCGTCGCCCTCGCCGTCTTCGCCGTCCACTTCCTCGCCAACCTCGGGTGGTCGGCGGCCTTCTTCGGGCTACAGTCCGTGATCTTGGGTCTGGCGGTCATTCTCGTCCTCCTCGCACTAATCGCGCTCACGATGCGGACGTTCGACCGCGTGGACCGGCGCGCGGCGATCCTGTTGGTGCCGTACCTGCTGTGGACGGCGTTCGCCGCGTACCTCAACTACCGCTTCTGGGTGTTGAATTAG
- a CDS encoding creatininase family protein, whose protein sequence is MYLADETWPELGDYFADESLALVPLGSTEQHGPHLPLATDHLIAEAFARETADRTGYLCTPTINVGVSPHHRQFHGTMWVDAPEFRDYVESFTRNLAYHGIDRVIYVNAHGGNVGHLREVGRRLRDDEVMYAIEWMWDESIPELVDDLFEQNGPHGGPKETAMIQHLHGHLVHGDQLEAARDGGVPDVEAAETVKHGSRTFYDAADNTGNGVLGDQTDATPEKGERLFEAATDQLCQLCDWLDDQRFEDLLPKAHV, encoded by the coding sequence ATGTACCTCGCAGACGAGACGTGGCCCGAACTCGGCGACTACTTCGCCGACGAGTCGCTAGCGCTCGTTCCGCTCGGCTCCACCGAACAGCACGGTCCCCACCTCCCCCTGGCGACCGACCACTTGATCGCCGAGGCCTTCGCCCGTGAGACCGCCGACCGAACCGGCTACCTCTGCACCCCGACCATCAACGTCGGCGTCAGTCCACACCACCGACAGTTCCACGGGACGATGTGGGTCGACGCCCCCGAGTTCCGCGACTACGTCGAGTCGTTCACCCGCAACCTCGCGTACCACGGCATCGACCGCGTGATCTACGTCAACGCCCACGGCGGCAACGTCGGCCACCTGCGCGAGGTGGGGCGTCGCCTCCGCGACGACGAGGTCATGTACGCCATCGAGTGGATGTGGGACGAGAGCATCCCCGAACTCGTCGACGACCTGTTCGAACAGAACGGCCCCCACGGCGGCCCGAAGGAGACGGCGATGATCCAGCACCTCCACGGCCACCTCGTCCACGGCGACCAACTGGAGGCGGCCCGCGACGGTGGCGTCCCCGACGTGGAGGCCGCGGAGACGGTCAAACACGGCTCGCGCACCTTCTACGACGCCGCCGACAACACCGGCAACGGCGTCCTCGGCGATCAAACGGACGCGACGCCCGAGAAGGGCGAACGCCTGTTCGAGGCGGCGACCGACCAACTCTGTCAGCTCTGTGACTGGCTGGACGACCAACGGTTCGAGGATCTGCTGCCGAAAGCGCACGTCTAG
- a CDS encoding SHOCT domain-containing protein: MDPGAGGVGLGMVGGWWVVLLLLLALLVVGVVAAALSMQSRGAGTEAGAEVDADDGALAVLRRRYAAGDVDEAEFERRRERLTG; the protein is encoded by the coding sequence ATGGACCCCGGTGCGGGTGGCGTCGGCCTCGGGATGGTCGGTGGCTGGTGGGTCGTGCTCCTACTCCTGTTGGCCCTCCTCGTCGTCGGCGTCGTCGCCGCGGCACTCTCCATGCAGTCCCGTGGCGCCGGGACCGAGGCCGGAGCCGAGGTCGACGCCGACGACGGCGCCCTCGCCGTCCTCCGCAGGCGCTACGCCGCCGGCGACGTGGACGAAGCGGAGTTCGAGCGCCGCCGCGAGCGACTTACGGGGTGA
- a CDS encoding acyl-CoA mutase large subunit family protein: MFDPEDLDAIREAKAEWEAETHGPTVDRFGERKETFTTDTGGQEVDPLYTPADVADLDYREDVGFPGEKPYTRGVYSTMHRGRLWTMRQYAGMGTAAETNERFNYLLDQGQTGLSMAFDLPTQMGYDSDAAMAAGEVGKSGVAIDSLRDMETVFDGIPLDEVSTSMTINAPAAVLLAMYVAIGDRQGVPRSELRGTIQNDIMKEYIARNLYIYPPEPSMRLITDIFEFCAEETPKFNTISISGYHIREAGSTAAQEIAFTLGNGIEYVNAALDAGLDVDEFAPQLSFFFNAHNNIFEEVAKFRAARRMWATIMEERFGAENPKSKQLKFHTQTGGSTLTAQQIDNNVVRVAYQALAAVLGGTQSLHTNGKDEALSLPTEKSVRTALRTQQILAHESGAADTIDPLAGSYYVESLTDELEREAFDILDEVGGRGGMLDAVKSQWVQGQIQDVAFDRQQEIEAGERIIVGVNEYQVEEDPEVDLEEVTEEDERRQIDRLETVRAEREDEAVDAALAALRETARGDDNLLPPIVDAVKAYATVGEVSNVLRDEFGEYQPGR; the protein is encoded by the coding sequence ATGTTCGACCCCGAGGACCTCGACGCGATCCGAGAGGCCAAGGCCGAGTGGGAGGCCGAGACGCACGGGCCGACGGTGGATCGGTTCGGGGAGCGAAAGGAGACGTTCACCACCGACACGGGGGGCCAGGAGGTCGACCCGCTCTACACCCCCGCGGACGTGGCCGACCTGGACTACCGCGAGGACGTGGGTTTCCCGGGCGAGAAGCCGTACACCCGCGGCGTCTACTCGACGATGCATCGCGGGCGGCTGTGGACCATGCGCCAGTACGCGGGCATGGGGACGGCCGCGGAGACCAACGAGCGGTTCAACTACCTGCTCGATCAGGGACAGACGGGGCTCTCGATGGCGTTCGACCTGCCGACGCAGATGGGCTACGACTCCGACGCGGCGATGGCCGCGGGCGAGGTGGGGAAGTCCGGGGTCGCTATCGACTCCCTGCGCGACATGGAGACGGTGTTCGACGGCATCCCGCTGGACGAGGTGTCGACGAGCATGACGATCAACGCCCCCGCGGCCGTCCTCCTCGCGATGTACGTCGCCATCGGCGACCGGCAGGGCGTCCCTCGCTCCGAACTCCGCGGCACCATCCAGAACGACATCATGAAGGAGTACATCGCGCGCAACCTCTACATCTATCCGCCGGAGCCTTCGATGCGGCTGATCACTGATATCTTCGAGTTCTGTGCCGAGGAGACGCCGAAGTTCAACACCATCTCCATCTCGGGCTACCACATCCGCGAAGCCGGCTCCACGGCGGCCCAGGAGATCGCGTTCACCCTCGGCAACGGCATCGAGTACGTGAACGCCGCCCTTGACGCCGGCCTCGACGTCGACGAGTTCGCGCCACAGCTCTCGTTTTTCTTCAACGCACACAACAACATCTTCGAGGAGGTGGCGAAGTTCCGGGCGGCCCGGCGGATGTGGGCGACGATCATGGAGGAACGGTTCGGCGCCGAGAACCCAAAATCCAAGCAGTTGAAGTTCCACACCCAGACCGGTGGGTCGACGCTCACCGCCCAACAGATCGACAACAACGTCGTCCGGGTGGCGTACCAGGCGCTGGCCGCCGTCCTCGGCGGTACGCAGAGCCTCCACACCAACGGCAAGGACGAGGCGCTCTCCCTGCCGACCGAAAAGAGCGTCCGGACCGCCCTCCGGACCCAACAAATCCTCGCCCACGAGTCCGGCGCGGCCGACACCATCGACCCCCTCGCGGGCAGTTACTACGTCGAGTCGTTGACCGACGAGCTAGAACGGGAGGCGTTCGACATCCTCGACGAAGTCGGCGGGCGTGGTGGGATGCTCGACGCCGTGAAGTCCCAGTGGGTGCAGGGGCAGATTCAGGACGTGGCGTTCGACCGTCAACAGGAGATCGAGGCCGGCGAACGGATCATCGTCGGCGTCAACGAGTACCAGGTCGAGGAGGACCCGGAAGTCGACCTAGAAGAGGTAACCGAGGAGGACGAGCGCCGGCAGATCGACCGACTGGAGACGGTTCGTGCGGAGCGAGAGGACGAGGCCGTCGACGCCGCGCTGGCGGCGCTCCGGGAGACGGCCCGCGGCGACGACAACCTGTTGCCCCCAATCGTCGACGCCGTCAAGGCATACGCGACGGTGGGCGAGGTATCGAACGTTCTCCGCGACGAGTTCGGGGAGTACCAACCGGGGCGCTGA
- a CDS encoding universal stress protein: MYDTILVPTDGSDVAAVAADAAVALARRFGADVRAVYVRDDDGDDRGERATATVAGRATTAGVDATTAVVDADGSIHRRILADADEHGADCIVMGTHGRTGLDRFVLGSVAERTLRESSVPVFTVHEDTVVDRDLDAVLVPTDGSACSEAAAAHAIDLALSADAALHVVHVVDASVVPMDGSGAVLDELQRAGERALDSVVERAERAGVSTIRASVLSGTPYRAITDYADAEDVALVVMGTHGRTGFDRYLLGSVAERVVRLSGCPVLTVDDDDDDR, translated from the coding sequence ATGTACGACACCATCCTCGTGCCGACCGACGGGAGCGACGTGGCGGCAGTCGCGGCCGACGCGGCAGTAGCCCTCGCGCGGCGGTTCGGCGCCGACGTTCGCGCGGTGTACGTCCGCGACGACGACGGGGACGACCGGGGTGAGCGCGCCACGGCCACCGTCGCGGGTCGGGCGACCACGGCCGGCGTCGACGCGACCACGGCCGTCGTCGACGCCGACGGATCGATCCACCGACGCATCCTCGCCGACGCCGACGAACACGGCGCCGACTGTATCGTCATGGGAACCCACGGCCGGACCGGGCTCGATCGGTTCGTCCTCGGTAGCGTGGCCGAACGGACCCTTCGCGAGTCGTCGGTGCCGGTGTTCACCGTCCACGAGGACACCGTCGTCGACCGGGACCTCGACGCCGTCCTCGTACCGACTGACGGGAGCGCGTGCTCCGAAGCGGCAGCAGCCCACGCCATCGATCTGGCCCTCTCGGCCGACGCGGCACTGCACGTCGTCCACGTCGTCGACGCCAGCGTCGTCCCCATGGACGGGTCGGGTGCCGTCCTCGACGAACTCCAGCGGGCTGGCGAGCGGGCGCTCGACTCGGTCGTCGAACGCGCGGAGCGGGCGGGCGTCTCGACCATCCGAGCGTCGGTGCTGAGCGGGACGCCGTACCGCGCGATCACCGACTACGCGGACGCGGAGGACGTGGCTCTCGTCGTGATGGGGACCCATGGCCGTACGGGCTTCGACCGTTACCTCCTCGGTAGCGTCGCCGAACGCGTCGTCCGCCTCAGTGGCTGCCCCGTTCTCACCGTCGACGACGATGACGACGACCGCTGA
- a CDS encoding DUF7557 family protein → MSHTLEISDELKERLDKHLEEDETHEEFIEELVSMYETEGAFLQEGYSE, encoded by the coding sequence ATGTCCCACACGCTCGAAATCAGCGACGAACTCAAGGAACGACTGGACAAGCACCTCGAGGAAGACGAGACCCACGAGGAGTTTATCGAGGAACTCGTCTCGATGTACGAGACGGAGGGCGCGTTCCTGCAGGAAGGCTACTCGGAGTGA
- a CDS encoding universal stress protein, with the protein MYDTILVPTDGSDGGAAAVAHAVDLAAVHGATVHALYVVDVRMSPISANMDHDDVVELVDESGDRPTAAVLDRAEQAGVEAVEVIRLGVPHRVIREYADDEGVDLVVMGTHGRTGVEHALVGSVTERVVRTLDVPVLTVHPGSA; encoded by the coding sequence ATGTACGACACCATCCTCGTGCCGACCGACGGGAGCGACGGTGGCGCGGCCGCCGTCGCCCACGCCGTCGACCTCGCGGCGGTACACGGCGCGACCGTCCACGCACTCTACGTGGTCGACGTTCGGATGAGTCCGATCAGCGCGAACATGGACCACGACGACGTGGTCGAACTGGTCGACGAGTCGGGCGACCGGCCGACTGCCGCAGTGCTCGACCGGGCCGAGCAGGCGGGCGTCGAGGCGGTCGAGGTGATCCGTCTCGGCGTTCCACACCGGGTCATCCGGGAGTACGCCGACGACGAAGGCGTCGACCTCGTCGTGATGGGCACCCACGGCCGCACGGGGGTCGAGCACGCCCTCGTCGGAAGCGTCACCGAGCGGGTCGTCCGGACGCTCGACGTGCCGGTTCTCACGGTTCATCCCGGCTCGGCGTGA
- a CDS encoding mandelate racemase/muconate lactonizing enzyme family protein yields the protein MPNYRTLHDPNAEYTMRDLSGETMGLSADRGPRNVEITDVQTTMVDGNYPWLLVRVYTDAGLAGTGEAYWGGGDAEIVDRMAPFLIGENPLDIDRLYEHLLQKLSGEGSISGKVVSAISGVEIALHDVAGKILDLPAYQLLGGKYRDAVRIYCDCHAGDESEPESNAREAERVVSELGYDALKFDLDVPSGHEVDRANRHMRGPEIEHKVDIVREVCETVGDRADVAFDCHWSYTAGSAKQLLDAVEDYDVWWIEDPVPPENHDVQREVTQSSTTPVTVGENVYRTHGQRRLIEEQAVDILAPDLPKVGGMRETRKIAAHADLYYIPLAMHNVSSPIGTMASAQVAAAIPNSLAVEFHSYQLDWWADLVEEDDLIEAGRMAVPETPGLGLTLDLDAVAEHAVDGETVFDPA from the coding sequence ATGCCGAACTACCGAACCCTCCACGATCCGAACGCCGAATACACGATGCGGGACCTCTCGGGGGAGACCATGGGTCTCTCGGCCGACCGCGGCCCTCGGAACGTCGAGATCACCGACGTGCAGACGACGATGGTCGACGGCAACTACCCGTGGCTCCTCGTCCGCGTCTACACCGACGCCGGCCTCGCTGGCACCGGCGAGGCCTACTGGGGCGGCGGCGACGCCGAAATCGTCGACCGGATGGCGCCCTTCCTGATCGGTGAGAACCCGCTCGATATCGACCGCCTGTACGAACACCTGCTACAGAAGCTGTCCGGCGAGGGATCGATTTCGGGCAAGGTGGTCTCGGCCATCTCCGGCGTCGAAATCGCTCTACACGACGTGGCCGGCAAGATCCTCGACCTCCCCGCGTACCAACTGCTCGGCGGGAAGTACCGCGACGCGGTACGGATCTACTGTGACTGCCACGCTGGCGACGAGTCCGAGCCCGAATCGAACGCTCGCGAGGCCGAACGCGTCGTCTCGGAACTGGGCTACGACGCGCTGAAGTTCGACCTCGACGTGCCCTCGGGCCACGAGGTGGACCGCGCCAACCGTCACATGCGCGGCCCCGAGATCGAACACAAGGTCGACATCGTCCGCGAGGTGTGCGAGACCGTCGGCGATCGTGCCGACGTGGCCTTCGACTGTCACTGGTCGTACACCGCCGGCAGCGCGAAGCAGCTGCTCGACGCGGTCGAGGACTACGACGTGTGGTGGATCGAGGACCCCGTCCCGCCGGAGAACCACGACGTGCAACGGGAAGTCACCCAGTCGTCGACGACGCCCGTCACCGTCGGCGAGAACGTCTATCGAACGCACGGCCAGCGCCGCCTGATCGAGGAGCAGGCGGTCGACATCCTCGCGCCCGACCTCCCGAAGGTCGGCGGGATGCGCGAGACGCGGAAGATCGCCGCCCACGCGGACCTCTACTACATCCCTCTCGCGATGCACAACGTCTCCTCCCCCATCGGCACGATGGCGAGCGCGCAGGTCGCGGCCGCCATACCCAACAGTCTCGCGGTCGAGTTCCACAGCTACCAACTCGACTGGTGGGCGGACCTCGTCGAGGAGGACGACCTGATCGAGGCGGGTCGCATGGCGGTCCCCGAGACGCCGGGGCTCGGCCTGACGCTCGACCTCGACGCCGTCGCGGAACACGCGGTCGACGGCGAGACGGTCTTCGATCCGGCGTAG
- the mce gene encoding methylmalonyl-CoA epimerase yields the protein MRFDHVGVATRDAATSADLFGTLLDAPVAHRETLDGLDVTFLDLGNGYVELLEPLDAEGPIRRYLDREGPGIHHVALATPDVAAALERARDHGVELVDETPRPGAWGHDVAFLHPGSTGGVLVEFVER from the coding sequence ATGCGCTTCGATCACGTCGGCGTCGCCACGCGCGACGCCGCCACCTCGGCCGACCTGTTCGGTACCCTCCTTGACGCCCCGGTAGCGCACCGAGAGACGCTCGACGGCCTGGACGTAACCTTCCTCGATCTGGGCAACGGCTACGTCGAACTGCTCGAACCGCTCGATGCCGAGGGGCCGATCCGGCGGTATCTCGACCGTGAGGGGCCGGGTATCCACCACGTCGCGCTGGCGACGCCGGACGTGGCGGCGGCGCTGGAGCGGGCGCGGGACCACGGCGTCGAACTCGTCGACGAGACCCCGCGTCCGGGCGCGTGGGGCCACGACGTGGCCTTCCTGCATCCCGGATCGACCGGCGGCGTCCTCGTCGAGTTCGTCGAGCGATGA